One Brachyspira pilosicoli P43/6/78 genomic window carries:
- a CDS encoding methyl-accepting chemotaxis protein, which yields MKNLLMVKFIAPIIIFLLLLFVAIFIIYKPLYRERFLNERYLELLEDKNKNESYVDELKNTIYVMGAYLESNPSLVEVGNFLTNVQKLDSGYLNLYFGDTVPYSRGGIFINSLEPFPTTYDQTSRDWYRAAVATNDIMISNPYIDYVSKNLTVTFSKAVYTNNSLKGVCAIDFDNINGIAESLKKNYKEEVYIVSENGIFMTHTNDNYILNETNNLFTYKTFANFSGNLLSHVGDLNIVKDEWYSIQKVDNAPWLLVFRGSAKPFYSQFNFLMLSLFLCIVLLIILECLLVAKIVIPLSNNLYRAIDIMKLMKEGKFDNKFNKKDLARKDVAGVLSNSINDMQKLMYEILSKLKTNISLINASSEEISGGIDDLSNRSSSQAAAVEEMTSSIENLFTAISNTSKSSFEAKNMSSKVTESTQHGVDAVNEISHNMMEISESSKEISNITKLIQSIAFQTNILALNAAVEAARAGEQGRGFAVVASEIRALAQNVNEAAGNITNIIEKTVAKIEIGDESVKSSLAILLEIEKSAKEVSDILVNIYEAASEEEDSVRQINVAMNELNEITQENSELANKSSILGKEIVDGANNLSSELEYFKVNTDD from the coding sequence ATGAAAAATTTATTAATGGTGAAATTTATAGCACCTATTATAATATTTTTATTACTATTATTTGTAGCAATTTTTATTATTTATAAACCCTTGTATAGGGAAAGATTCTTAAATGAGAGATATTTAGAATTATTAGAAGACAAAAACAAGAACGAAAGTTATGTTGATGAATTAAAAAATACCATATATGTTATGGGAGCCTATTTAGAATCTAATCCTAGTTTAGTTGAGGTTGGAAATTTCTTAACCAATGTTCAGAAGCTTGATTCAGGTTATTTAAATCTTTATTTTGGAGATACTGTTCCTTATTCCAGAGGAGGTATTTTTATAAATTCATTAGAACCTTTTCCAACAACATATGACCAAACTTCAAGAGATTGGTATAGAGCTGCTGTAGCTACTAATGATATAATGATAAGCAATCCTTATATTGATTATGTATCTAAAAATCTTACTGTAACATTTTCAAAGGCGGTTTATACTAATAACTCATTAAAAGGCGTATGTGCTATAGATTTTGATAATATAAACGGTATAGCAGAAAGTTTAAAAAAGAATTATAAAGAAGAGGTTTATATTGTTTCTGAGAATGGTATTTTTATGACTCATACCAATGATAATTATATATTAAATGAAACAAATAATTTATTTACTTATAAAACGTTTGCTAATTTTAGCGGCAATTTATTATCGCATGTTGGTGATTTGAATATTGTAAAAGATGAATGGTATTCTATTCAAAAAGTAGATAATGCTCCTTGGTTATTAGTATTTAGAGGAAGTGCTAAGCCGTTTTATTCACAATTTAATTTTTTAATGCTTTCTTTATTTTTATGTATAGTTCTCCTTATAATTTTGGAATGTTTATTAGTAGCAAAAATAGTAATACCTTTATCTAATAATTTATACAGGGCTATTGATATAATGAAGCTTATGAAAGAGGGTAAGTTTGATAATAAATTTAATAAAAAAGATTTAGCAAGAAAAGATGTTGCAGGAGTTTTATCAAATTCTATTAATGATATGCAAAAACTAATGTATGAGATACTTTCTAAATTAAAAACTAATATATCTCTTATCAATGCTTCTTCTGAAGAAATATCAGGCGGAATTGATGATTTATCAAATAGAAGTTCATCTCAGGCTGCTGCTGTTGAGGAGATGACAAGCTCTATAGAAAATTTATTTACAGCTATATCAAATACTTCAAAGAGTTCATTTGAAGCTAAGAATATGAGTTCTAAGGTTACTGAGTCTACTCAACATGGAGTTGATGCTGTTAATGAAATATCTCATAATATGATGGAGATTTCTGAATCTAGTAAAGAGATTTCTAATATTACAAAATTAATACAATCAATAGCCTTTCAGACAAACATATTAGCACTAAATGCGGCAGTTGAAGCGGCTCGTGCAGGAGAGCAGGGAAGGGGATTTGCTGTTGTAGCTTCTGAGATTAGAGCGTTGGCACAAAATGTTAATGAGGCTGCTGGTAATATTACTAACATTATAGAAAAAACAGTTGCCAAAATAGAAATTGGAGATGAGTCAGTTAAATCATCTTTAGCGATACTTCTAGAGATAGAAAAATCGGCTAAAGAGGTTTCAGACATATTAGTTAATATATATGAAGCGGCTTCTGAAGAGGAAGATAGTGTAAGACAAATTAATGTTGCTATGAATGAATTAAATGAGATTACTCAGGAGAACTCAGAATTAGCAAACAAAAGCTCTATTTTAGGAAAAGAGATTGTAGATGGAGCTAATAATTTATCATCTGAACTAGAATATTTTAAAGTTAATACAGATGATTGA
- the glgP gene encoding alpha-glucan family phosphorylase has translation MKVSKYMVSPSVPKELEPLMEITKNFWWVWNQKAINLLRNIDIDNWDKKDHNPIRLLGESSQECFDTMLHDDAAMMNLAEVYDEFKTYMNQETWYDSLDDSQKTKNEKIAYFSFEYGLHESLPNYSGGLGILSGDHLKSASDLGLPFVAVGLLYRKGYFRQYLNADGWQQEYDIENDFFNLALEKVLDKNGETMKVDVDLPGRKVYAQIWKANVGRIELYYLDANIEENSVEDRDITAQLYGGNLETRIQQEILLGIGGIKALNKLGIKPTIYHMNEGHSAFLSLERMRQLMENNHLDKNAAREVVYSSNVFTTHTPVPAGNDVFPIDMVQKYFSEYVKHIGMSMDEFLRLGRINPDDNKENFCMTVLALNLSAENNGVSLLHGHVSRAMWKDIWKGVPEDELPIDAITNGIHTLSWISFDMQNLLDRYLGPRWRTKPLEHEVWERVQRIPDAELWKTHERRKERLIDFCRTRLKSQITNRGFTKNEIEHADQILSPDALTIGFARRFATYKRGTLLFRDLDRLKKILSNKDKPVQIIFAGKAHPHDNGGKELIREISEICRREDFRDHIVFLEDYDINVARYMVQGVDVWLNNPRRPLEASGTSGMKVPPNGGLNFSVLDGWWDEAYDAQNGWAIGNREQYSDLEYQDDVESKAIYNVLENEIIPLYYNNRGRDDIPREWVAAMKWSMQTVCPVFSTNRMVADYYNKFYNKASKRYLHMIKNDFEKPKALKEWKQNIYDKWSKVSFENTISEMPSRNLKVGSKFEIKTIVNLGDIAPDSVRVELYYGKLSMKEEIIEPSIIEMKHSADLGNGRHSFSGALVCNNSGQSGFAIRMYPYNKDLSYKFDMKLIIWS, from the coding sequence ATGAAAGTAAGTAAATACATGGTTTCACCTTCTGTGCCAAAAGAGTTAGAACCATTGATGGAGATAACTAAAAACTTTTGGTGGGTTTGGAATCAGAAAGCAATTAATTTGTTGAGGAACATAGATATTGACAACTGGGATAAAAAAGACCATAATCCTATAAGACTTTTAGGGGAATCTTCACAAGAATGTTTCGATACTATGCTTCATGATGATGCAGCTATGATGAACTTAGCTGAAGTTTATGATGAGTTTAAGACATATATGAATCAAGAAACTTGGTATGATAGTTTAGATGATTCTCAAAAAACTAAAAATGAAAAGATTGCGTATTTTTCTTTTGAATATGGATTGCATGAATCTTTGCCGAATTATTCCGGCGGTTTAGGAATATTATCTGGAGACCATTTAAAGTCTGCTAGTGATTTAGGTTTGCCTTTTGTTGCTGTTGGACTTTTATATAGAAAAGGTTATTTTAGACAGTATTTAAATGCTGATGGTTGGCAGCAGGAATATGATATAGAAAATGACTTTTTTAATTTAGCATTAGAAAAGGTTTTAGATAAAAACGGCGAGACAATGAAAGTTGATGTTGATTTGCCTGGAAGAAAAGTTTATGCTCAAATTTGGAAGGCTAATGTTGGAAGAATAGAGCTTTATTATTTAGATGCTAATATAGAAGAAAATAGTGTAGAAGACAGAGATATTACAGCTCAGCTTTACGGCGGTAATTTAGAGACTAGAATACAGCAAGAGATACTTCTTGGTATTGGCGGTATTAAGGCATTAAACAAACTTGGTATTAAGCCTACTATTTATCATATGAATGAAGGACATAGTGCTTTTCTTTCTTTAGAGAGAATGAGACAGCTTATGGAAAATAATCATCTTGATAAGAATGCGGCAAGAGAGGTTGTTTATAGTTCTAACGTATTTACAACACATACACCTGTACCTGCTGGTAACGACGTATTTCCTATAGATATGGTACAGAAATATTTCAGCGAGTATGTTAAGCATATTGGCATGTCTATGGACGAGTTTTTAAGACTTGGAAGAATTAACCCTGATGACAATAAAGAAAATTTCTGTATGACAGTTTTGGCACTTAATTTATCTGCTGAAAATAACGGTGTAAGCTTGCTTCATGGTCATGTTTCAAGAGCTATGTGGAAAGATATATGGAAAGGAGTTCCAGAAGATGAGCTTCCTATTGATGCTATTACTAATGGTATTCATACATTAAGCTGGATTTCTTTTGATATGCAAAACTTATTAGATAGATATTTAGGTCCTCGTTGGAGAACTAAGCCTTTAGAGCATGAGGTTTGGGAAAGAGTACAAAGAATACCTGATGCTGAACTTTGGAAAACTCATGAGAGAAGAAAAGAGAGATTAATTGATTTCTGCAGAACTAGATTAAAATCTCAAATTACAAATAGAGGCTTTACAAAAAATGAAATAGAGCATGCTGACCAAATATTGTCGCCTGATGCTTTAACTATTGGTTTTGCAAGGAGATTTGCTACATATAAAAGAGGAACTTTATTATTTAGAGATTTAGATAGATTAAAGAAGATATTGAGCAATAAAGATAAACCAGTACAGATAATATTTGCTGGTAAGGCACACCCTCATGATAATGGCGGTAAAGAGCTTATTAGAGAGATATCTGAAATTTGCAGAAGAGAAGATTTTAGAGATCATATAGTATTTTTAGAAGACTATGATATTAATGTAGCAAGATATATGGTTCAGGGTGTAGATGTATGGCTTAATAACCCAAGAAGACCTTTAGAAGCTAGCGGTACAAGCGGTATGAAAGTTCCGCCTAATGGTGGTTTGAATTTCAGTGTATTAGATGGTTGGTGGGACGAAGCTTATGATGCTCAAAATGGTTGGGCTATTGGTAATAGAGAGCAGTATTCAGATTTAGAGTATCAAGATGATGTTGAAAGTAAAGCTATATATAATGTATTAGAAAATGAGATTATTCCTCTTTATTATAATAACAGAGGAAGAGATGATATACCTCGTGAATGGGTTGCTGCTATGAAATGGAGTATGCAAACTGTTTGTCCTGTGTTCTCTACAAATAGAATGGTTGCTGATTATTATAATAAGTTCTATAATAAAGCAAGCAAAAGATATTTGCATATGATTAAAAATGACTTTGAAAAGCCTAAAGCATTAAAAGAATGGAAACAAAATATATATGATAAATGGTCTAAGGTTTCTTTTGAAAATACTATTTCTGAGATGCCTTCAAGAAATTTAAAAGTTGGAAGCAAATTTGAAATAAAAACTATAGTAAATCTTGGAGATATAGCACCTGATTCTGTGAGAGTTGAGCTTTATTATGGTAAATTAAGCATGAAAGAAGAGATTATAGAGCCTTCTATAATTGAAATGAAACATTCTGCTGATTTAGGTAATGGAAGACATTCATTTAGCGGAGCTTTAGTATGTAACAATAGCGGACAGAGTGGTTTTGCTATAAGAATGTACCCATACAATAAAGATTTGAGTTACAAATTTGATATGAAGCTTATTATTTGGAGCTAA
- a CDS encoding DUF554 domain-containing protein — MLAVFVNMITVFIGSIVGIIFKNNLSKKYERVVFISAGIISLTIGISMAIITEHILIFAISIMLGGLTGTMLSIEEKIESFGKIIKKTFSFKDNAWNFSLGFLTSSILFCSGSMAIVGSFQAGTNGNYDLIFTKSVIDGFVAIFMTTVYGIGVAFSVISIFVYQGALTLLSSFLEPYVSQTMLNEVSAVGGATVMMIGLNLLNITKIKTGDFLPALIYAIFLVLVIPYISFL, encoded by the coding sequence ATGTTGGCTGTATTTGTTAATATGATTACTGTTTTTATTGGTTCTATTGTTGGAATAATATTTAAAAATAATTTATCAAAAAAATATGAGAGAGTTGTATTTATTTCTGCGGGTATAATATCTTTAACTATAGGTATTTCTATGGCTATTATTACTGAGCATATACTTATATTTGCTATATCTATTATGCTTGGAGGGCTTACGGGTACTATGCTTTCTATAGAAGAGAAAATTGAATCTTTTGGTAAAATCATAAAAAAGACTTTTTCATTTAAAGATAATGCATGGAATTTTAGTTTAGGTTTTTTAACATCATCAATACTTTTTTGTTCTGGTTCTATGGCGATAGTAGGTTCTTTTCAAGCAGGTACTAACGGCAATTATGATTTAATATTTACTAAGAGCGTGATAGACGGTTTTGTTGCTATATTTATGACAACAGTTTATGGCATAGGGGTGGCTTTTTCTGTGATTAGTATATTTGTTTATCAGGGAGCTTTAACTTTGCTTTCTTCTTTTTTAGAGCCCTATGTTTCTCAGACTATGCTTAATGAGGTTTCTGCTGTTGGAGGAGCTACTGTTATGATGATAGGACTTAATCTTCTTAATATCACAAAAATTAAAACGGGGGATTTTTTGCCTGCTTTGATTTATGCTATTTTTTTGGTGTTAGTTATACCATATATTTCTTTTTTATGA